In the Chroogloeocystis siderophila 5.2 s.c.1 genome, AAATGACACACTCAATGGTGGTGCGGGTGTTGATGTCCTTAACGGAGGATTGGGAAATGATACTTATATCATCGATAATACTCTTGACATTATCAACGAGTCACCCAATGCCGGAATCGATACAGTACGAGCTTTGAGAAACTACACATTAGGAACCAATTTAGAAAATCTAGTTTTAACTGGAAACAGTGCAATCAATGGTACAGGCAATACATGAAATAACGTCATTACTGGTAACAACGCCAACAATGTCTTGAGAGGTGGAGATGGCAATGACTCCTTAAACAGGGGTCGTGGTAACGACACACTTTACGGCGGCGCAGGAAAGGATAAGCTTTATGGCGGATTGGGTTTTGATGTTTTGTATGGTGGTGACGGTGACGATACTTATATAGCAATTTCCTACGATCCACAGATAATTGAAGTGCCTAATTCTGGTATCGACACTGCAATATACAGTTTTTCTAATAATGAGTTGAGTGCCAACGTAGAGAATTTGATTTTAACGCAAACAGGCGACTTTACTATATCTGGTACTGGCAATGATTTAAATAATAAGATTATGGGTACTTCATCTAAGAATATTCTTAGAGGTAAAGCAGGGAATGACTTGCTTATTGGCAATGCAGGCGATGACACTTTAATTGGTAGCAATGGCACAGTTGGTGACAAAGATACACTTACGGGTGGTAGTGGCAGAGATACATTTATCCTAGGAAACGCCACAACCACATTTTACAATGATCGCAACGCTGCAACTCCAGGATTAGGAGATTATGCGTTGATTACCGATTTTAATGCTAATAATGACTTTATCCGGCTCAATAGCAAACGCAGCGATTATTTTTTAGCTGCTTCAGGAGGCAATTTACCCGCAGGGACAGCAATCTACCGTGACAACAGTGGTGCCGCAGACGAATTGATTGCAATTGTTCAAGGAAATGCGGCACTGAATCTCAACGGCAACTATGTTTAGGTTCACCAATGATGAAATCAACCTTTCTACACTCAACGGTAGAAATGGCTTTACGATTAACGGCGCGAGTACATATGATTATTCGGGTAGCTTTGTCAGTGATGCAGGAGATATTAACGGTGATGGATTTGATGACATTATCGTTGGGGCAGTATTGTCTTCTGATTCTGGAATGTTCAATTACGCAGTTGAAAGCTACGTTGTATTTGGCAAAGCTTCAGGGTTTGATGCTAGCTTCAACCTAGCAGAACTTAATGGCAATAATGGCTTTACCATTAATAGAATTCGTGGCTTTTACACGGGTGGCTCGGTTAGCAGTGCAGGCGATGTCAACGGTGATGGCTTTAATGACTTGATTATTGGTGCCCCAGGTGCTGACCCTAATGGTCTAGAATCTGCGGGAGAAAGTTATGTCATTTTTGGACGCGATTTTACAAACAAAGTCACGCGCCAGGGAACTACGGGTAATGACCTACTTCTGGGGACAAACGACGATGACATTCTCGTCGGTGGATTAGGTAATGATACAATCCGAGGTGGAGCAGGTCGCGATGTCCTGATTGGTGGTGCGGGTAACGACGTTCTGAGCTATGGTGCAATCGATCGCCGTCTTGATGGCGGAAGTGGTACAGATACACTCGCGGTTGATATCAGTGGTGTCAATATTGACTTGACAACGACACCAAATAACCGAATTACAGGAATTGAAATTATTGATCTTGCAGGGACTGGTAACAACACCCTCAAACTCACGCGCTTGGATTTGTTGGATTTATCTGAGACGACAAATCAATTGATTGTCAAAGGTAATACTGGAGATGCTGTCACTTCGACACTGCAAGGATGGAGCGATCGTGGAACCACTAATTTTGGTGGTGTGTTGTACGATCGCTATACTTCTGGAGCCGCGACTCTGTTAATAGATACTGATATCACACAGACGATTAGTTAACGCGATCGCCTGACAATAAAAGTGCTTTAGATCAAAAAAAGGTGGGTTATCCCCACCCCATCCCTTAGTACTCAGGTACAGAAGAATCGACTTCGCGACTCCAAGCAGTAATCCCACCTTTAACGTTGGTTCCCTCTATTCCTGCTTCCTTGAGAATCCCTAACGCTTTCGCAGAGCGTCCACCCATCTTACAATGCGCAATTAAACGATGACCGTTGAGTAGTTCTTTCACTTTCTCGACGCCTTCACCGCGTTCAATATCGGGTAACGGAACGAGGACAGAACCTGGAATTTTGGCAATTTCGTATTCGTTAGGATTGCGCACATCAAGTAGTACAAAATCATCTGCACCACTATCGAGCAATTCTTTTAATTCTTGTACGGTCATTTCTGGCATTTCCATCTGTCGTTTCTCCTCTTCGGCTTTGGCTTGGGGAATACCACAGAAAAATTCGTAGTCGATGAGTTTATCGATGACAGGACGTTCGGGGTTCGGACGCAGTTTCAACTCGCGAAACTTCATATCGAGGGCGTTGAACAGTAACAACCGTCCGCTTAAAGTTGTTCCTTGCCCTAAAATAATTTTGACAGTCTCAGTTGCTTGAATCACCCCGATGATACCAGGTAAAATTCCTAAAACGCCGCCTTCAGCACACGATGGAACCATTCCAGGGGGTGGTGGTTCAGGATATAAATCGCGGTAGTTAGGACCACCTTCGTAGTTAAATACGGTTGCTTGTCCTTCAAACCGGAAAATCGAACCGTAGACGTTAGGTTTATTAGACAACACGCACGCATCATTGACGAGATACCGCGTTGGAAAGTTATCTGTACCATCGACTACAATGTCGTAAGGTGCGATGATATCCAAAGCGTTCTCCGAACTCAAGCGAGTTTCGTACAAATCAACTTGACAATTGGGATTGATTTCTAAGATACGGTTTTTCGCCGATTCAATCTTAGGTTTACCAACCCAGGATGTGCCATGAATGACTTGACGTTGCAAGTTTGAATTATCGACAACATCAAAATCAACGATACCAATACGTCCAATACCCGCAGCCGCAAGGTATAAAAGTAGCGGTGAACCGAGTCCACCTGTACCAATACACAGTACGCTTGCGGCTTTGAGGCGCTTTTGCCCATCAAGCCCAACTTCGGGTAAGATCAGGTGGCGCGAATATCGTTCGTATTCTTCTTTTGTTAACTGGATTTCATCCAGATTGGGATTGAGCATAACAGTGTGTGAAGGAACAGATTTTTGATCCTATCTGAGGATAGCTTTGGGATGTTTGGATTTTTGTAGTTTTTAAAATAACGACTCAAAGCGTTCTGTAACGATTAGATTTTCTGACTGGAATTGATGACGGTCGTCCAGGCTCCAGTTCTGCACATCGTCACATTCGCCATTGACCACCGAAACTATGATATATGAGTATTGTTGCCAAGCATAGAGACGATCGCATTGCGAAGGAACTGCCGGATGATTCGGGTGTGAGTGGTAAATACCAATTATATCTAAATCGCGATCACGTGCAGCTTTTTGAATTTTGAACATTTCTTGCGGGGCGATCGCATATCGGTCTATTTTGCCATGATTGGTCGAATCGTCTTTCCATTCTAGTACTGCAGCGTGCCAAGCATTTTCCGTTGGGACAACTTCGATAACTAATTTTTGCTTGTCAACGACTTTACCCAATAAAAAACCACAGCATTCTTCTGGGTACGTGCTTTCGGCGTGCGCGCGAATCGCTTGTAGCTGCGCTGGAGAGATACTTAAAAACATATGCGTTGCTAGTGGTGTTTACCTGCACCAAGATAAAGTTCACCGACTTTGGGATCGTTGAGTAATTCACTACCTGAACCAGTAAAGCGATCGCGTCCTGTATCGAGTACATAACCTCGATGCGCCATGGCTAATGCTTTACGCGCATTTTGTTCTACAAGAACAATCGCGGTTCCTCCTTTGTTAATTTGTTGTATTTGCTCGAATACATTATTGACTAACAACGGTGAAAGTGCTGCGCTAGGTTCATCTAATAACAGCAAACTCGGTTCTAGCATCAACGCTCTCCCCATCGCCAACATTTGGCGTTCTCCTCCGGAAAGTGTTCCTGCTTTTTGGCGGCGGCGATTCGCTAGAACAGGAAAAGTTGTATAAATCTTCTCTTTGAGTTCACTTAAGGGCGTGTTACGAATAAAAGCTCCCATTTCTAAGTTTTCTTCTACACTCAAAGAAGGAAACACATTTGCAATTTGTGGTACGTAACACATTCCGCGCTGTACAATTTGATTTGATTTAAGTCCAGCGATATTTTCATTGTTAAAAGTGATTTTCCCGCGCTGCGGAGTCAATAGCCCAAATATAGTTTTTGCTAATGTCGATTTTCCTGCACCATTAGGACCAATAACTGCAACTAATTCTCCAGGGAAGATATAAAAATTGATTCCTTGCAGGATGTCTAAGTCTTTAACATAACCCGCCCAGACATCCTCAACTTTTAATAAAGGAGTCGTTTGCATCATACGCGCACAGCCAAAAGAGGTGAAGTATGAATATTATCCTTTAAGCTTCAGCTTTTAGCTGCATAATTAATTACGACGCTTAAATTAAGTACAATTCATTGGTTTTAAGGCTGTATTTGAAAAATCTCCTAACTTAATATCTACTTATTAAGGATTTTTTTGCAATTCTGGTCTTTCTTCTGGAACAATTGCGCCCTCAA is a window encoding:
- a CDS encoding calcium-binding protein encodes the protein MATINGTSGKDTLTGTQFADTIFGFAGNDLLRGLSGNDTLNGGAGVDVLNGGLGNDTYIIDNTLDIINESPNAGIDTVRALRNYTLGTNLENLVLTGNSAINGTGNT
- a CDS encoding calcium-binding protein, whose product is MFRFTNDEINLSTLNGRNGFTINGASTYDYSGSFVSDAGDINGDGFDDIIVGAVLSSDSGMFNYAVESYVVFGKASGFDASFNLAELNGNNGFTINRIRGFYTGGSVSSAGDVNGDGFNDLIIGAPGADPNGLESAGESYVIFGRDFTNKVTRQGTTGNDLLLGTNDDDILVGGLGNDTIRGGAGRDVLIGGAGNDVLSYGAIDRRLDGGSGTDTLAVDISGVNIDLTTTPNNRITGIEIIDLAGTGNNTLKLTRLDLLDLSETTNQLIVKGNTGDAVTSTLQGWSDRGTTNFGGVLYDRYTSGAATLLIDTDITQTIS
- a CDS encoding calcium-binding protein, which translates into the protein MRGGDGNDSLNRGRGNDTLYGGAGKDKLYGGLGFDVLYGGDGDDTYIAISYDPQIIEVPNSGIDTAIYSFSNNELSANVENLILTQTGDFTISGTGNDLNNKIMGTSSKNILRGKAGNDLLIGNAGDDTLIGSNGTVGDKDTLTGGSGRDTFILGNATTTFYNDRNAATPGLGDYALITDFNANNDFIRLNSKRSDYFLAASGGNLPAGTAIYRDNSGAADELIAIVQGNAALNLNGNYV
- a CDS encoding Mov34/MPN/PAD-1 family protein; this translates as MFLSISPAQLQAIRAHAESTYPEECCGFLLGKVVDKQKLVIEVVPTENAWHAAVLEWKDDSTNHGKIDRYAIAPQEMFKIQKAARDRDLDIIGIYHSHPNHPAVPSQCDRLYAWQQYSYIIVSVVNGECDDVQNWSLDDRHQFQSENLIVTERFESLF
- the moeB gene encoding molybdopterin-synthase adenylyltransferase MoeB — protein: MLNPNLDEIQLTKEEYERYSRHLILPEVGLDGQKRLKAASVLCIGTGGLGSPLLLYLAAAGIGRIGIVDFDVVDNSNLQRQVIHGTSWVGKPKIESAKNRILEINPNCQVDLYETRLSSENALDIIAPYDIVVDGTDNFPTRYLVNDACVLSNKPNVYGSIFRFEGQATVFNYEGGPNYRDLYPEPPPPGMVPSCAEGGVLGILPGIIGVIQATETVKIILGQGTTLSGRLLLFNALDMKFRELKLRPNPERPVIDKLIDYEFFCGIPQAKAEEEKRQMEMPEMTVQELKELLDSGADDFVLLDVRNPNEYEIAKIPGSVLVPLPDIERGEGVEKVKELLNGHRLIAHCKMGGRSAKALGILKEAGIEGTNVKGGITAWSREVDSSVPEY
- a CDS encoding ABC transporter ATP-binding protein; the protein is MMQTTPLLKVEDVWAGYVKDLDILQGINFYIFPGELVAVIGPNGAGKSTLAKTIFGLLTPQRGKITFNNENIAGLKSNQIVQRGMCYVPQIANVFPSLSVEENLEMGAFIRNTPLSELKEKIYTTFPVLANRRRQKAGTLSGGERQMLAMGRALMLEPSLLLLDEPSAALSPLLVNNVFEQIQQINKGGTAIVLVEQNARKALAMAHRGYVLDTGRDRFTGSGSELLNDPKVGELYLGAGKHH